The following coding sequences are from one Mycolicibacterium aichiense window:
- a CDS encoding ABC transporter permease, translating into MAIAVPAPALLRSRAKRMSALPKDRALIVNWLGVSLLLLVTVIAVAVPLLAPHDPLVPVGMPLQAPGKNGFLLGTDSVGRDILSRVLFGIRSSWFAALVVVGVGLLIGGLVGLIAGATGGWLDATLMRITDGFLSLPAPVLAIAVVAALGPGFVHTLIAVSIVWWPFYARLVRGEVARLAARPHVEAARLAGVGPVRVATRHLLPGAVPNALVAASLDLGTLILTLAALSFLGLGQSAPAPELGADAARNLSYFLQQWWVPVMPGLGVLVLAVIGNVAGDSLRNLMKTS; encoded by the coding sequence ATGGCCATCGCAGTCCCCGCCCCGGCACTGTTGCGCAGCCGCGCGAAGAGGATGTCGGCGCTACCGAAAGACCGTGCGCTGATCGTCAATTGGCTTGGTGTGTCGTTGCTGCTGCTGGTGACGGTGATCGCCGTCGCCGTGCCACTGCTGGCCCCGCATGACCCGCTGGTGCCGGTGGGTATGCCGCTGCAGGCGCCCGGCAAGAACGGCTTCCTGCTCGGTACCGACAGCGTCGGACGGGACATCTTGAGCCGCGTGCTGTTCGGCATCCGGTCGAGCTGGTTCGCGGCCCTGGTGGTGGTCGGCGTCGGGCTGCTCATCGGAGGGCTCGTCGGGCTCATCGCAGGCGCGACCGGCGGCTGGCTGGACGCAACCTTGATGCGGATCACCGACGGCTTCCTGTCGCTGCCCGCGCCGGTGCTGGCCATCGCCGTCGTCGCCGCACTGGGACCCGGGTTCGTGCACACCCTGATCGCGGTGTCGATCGTGTGGTGGCCGTTCTACGCGAGGCTGGTTCGCGGTGAGGTCGCGCGGTTGGCGGCCCGGCCCCACGTCGAGGCCGCCCGGCTGGCCGGGGTCGGACCCGTCCGGGTCGCCACCCGCCACCTGCTGCCCGGCGCTGTGCCCAATGCGCTGGTGGCCGCCAGCCTCGACCTCGGCACGTTGATCCTCACGCTGGCTGCGCTGTCGTTCCTCGGCCTCGGGCAATCGGCCCCCGCCCCGGAACTCGGCGCCGACGCCGCCCGCAACCTGAGCTATTTCCTGCAGCAGTGGTGGGTGCCGGTGATGCCCGGCCTGGGTGTCCTTGTCCTCGCAGTGATCGGCAACGTCGCCGGTGACAGCCTGCGCAACCTGATGAAGACGAGCTAG
- a CDS encoding ABC transporter ATP-binding protein → MASAASVALRPDAPATTPGDVVAAVDDLCVTFRRNGKDVHALRGVSLQIAPGEIVGLVGESGSGKSVLGFSMLGLLGSAKTAGSVAVCGTDMLTGAAKQLRKVRRLDLGAVFQDPMTSLNPTMRIGKQVEEVAGSSDEALKLLTAVGIPDPERRMRAYPHELSGGLRQRVMIAIAVAGNPELIIADEPTTALDVTVQAQVLALLQRLRAEIGCSIVLITHDLGVAAQIADRIAVLYAGRIAEIGPTADVLAAPAHPYTHGLLQSRLTLDTARDRPLAAMAGQVPSPSAPLPGCAFVPRCALARTECSATPPDPVACAENRVSACIIEPAQMRTELAGIVAAEVEAFPDRAEISLEQPPAVDARTVTKTFTVRRRRLDRSGASGGKLQALRGVSLTVAHGESVALVGESGSGKSTLLRIIAGLEKATTGEVELAGDTRPQMVFQDAGASLTPWLSVGELIGERLRGTSMSRSERKDAVAAVLERVGLPQDVVKSRAAQLSGGQRQRVSLARATVIPPQVLLCDEPTSALDVSLAASVLNLIGELRRTLDMSVVFVTHDLSVARVVADRIAVMYLGRIVEIGPAEDVIGRPTHPYTQALVDAIPDLGRDCRVLAGEPASPLSPPTGCAFHPRCPIAIDTCSDIELDVRLEGTPGSPHQVACIERKAR, encoded by the coding sequence ATGGCGAGCGCCGCAAGTGTCGCGCTGCGACCTGACGCACCGGCGACGACGCCGGGTGATGTGGTCGCCGCGGTGGATGATCTCTGTGTCACGTTCCGCCGCAACGGCAAGGACGTGCACGCGCTGCGCGGAGTGTCGCTGCAGATCGCGCCCGGAGAAATCGTGGGCCTGGTTGGCGAATCCGGCTCGGGCAAGAGCGTTCTGGGATTCAGCATGCTCGGCCTGCTCGGCTCCGCTAAGACCGCGGGCAGTGTTGCGGTCTGCGGAACCGACATGCTCACCGGCGCTGCCAAGCAGCTGCGCAAGGTTCGCCGGCTCGACCTCGGCGCGGTGTTCCAGGATCCGATGACGTCGCTGAACCCGACGATGCGGATCGGCAAGCAAGTCGAGGAAGTGGCAGGCAGCAGCGACGAGGCCCTGAAACTGCTGACCGCAGTTGGCATTCCGGATCCCGAACGGCGGATGCGGGCCTATCCGCACGAACTGTCCGGCGGATTGCGCCAGCGGGTGATGATCGCGATCGCGGTGGCCGGGAACCCCGAATTGATCATCGCCGACGAGCCGACCACCGCACTCGACGTGACCGTGCAGGCGCAGGTGCTGGCGCTGCTGCAGCGGCTGCGTGCCGAGATCGGCTGCAGCATCGTTCTGATCACCCACGACCTCGGCGTCGCCGCGCAGATCGCCGACCGCATCGCCGTGCTCTACGCCGGGCGGATCGCTGAAATAGGACCCACCGCCGACGTTCTCGCCGCTCCCGCGCATCCCTACACTCACGGCCTGTTGCAGTCGCGGTTGACGCTGGACACGGCGCGGGACCGTCCGCTGGCGGCGATGGCCGGCCAGGTGCCCAGCCCGAGCGCGCCACTGCCCGGGTGCGCGTTCGTGCCGCGGTGTGCGCTGGCCCGCACCGAATGCTCCGCAACCCCGCCGGATCCGGTGGCATGCGCGGAGAACCGGGTGAGCGCCTGCATCATCGAGCCTGCGCAGATGCGCACCGAGTTGGCCGGCATCGTCGCCGCCGAGGTCGAGGCTTTCCCGGATCGTGCCGAGATCTCTCTCGAACAGCCGCCCGCCGTCGACGCCCGCACCGTCACCAAGACGTTCACCGTGCGCCGTCGCAGGCTGGACCGCTCCGGGGCATCCGGGGGCAAACTGCAGGCGCTGCGCGGAGTGTCGCTGACCGTCGCGCACGGCGAGTCGGTGGCGCTGGTCGGGGAGAGCGGCTCGGGCAAGTCGACGCTGCTGCGCATCATCGCCGGCTTGGAGAAGGCGACCACCGGCGAAGTCGAACTGGCCGGCGACACCCGCCCGCAGATGGTCTTCCAAGACGCCGGTGCCTCACTGACACCGTGGTTGTCCGTCGGCGAGCTGATCGGTGAACGGCTGCGTGGCACCTCGATGTCACGCAGCGAGCGCAAGGACGCTGTCGCAGCGGTGCTGGAGCGAGTCGGCCTTCCGCAGGATGTGGTCAAGTCGCGGGCCGCGCAGCTCTCCGGCGGCCAGCGGCAACGCGTCTCGCTGGCGCGGGCCACCGTGATCCCGCCGCAGGTGCTGCTCTGCGACGAGCCGACCAGCGCGCTCGATGTGTCGCTGGCCGCTTCGGTGCTCAACCTGATCGGCGAACTGCGCCGCACCCTGGACATGTCGGTGGTGTTCGTGACCCACGACCTGTCGGTGGCGCGGGTGGTCGCCGACCGCATAGCGGTGATGTATCTGGGGCGCATCGTGGAGATCGGCCCCGCCGAAGACGTGATCGGACGCCCGACACATCCCTACACCCAGGCGCTGGTCGACGCGATCCCCGACCTGGGTCGCGACTGCCGGGTGCTGGCAGGCGAACCCGCCAGCCCACTGTCACCGCCGACCGGCTGCGCCTTCCACCCGCGGTGCCCGATCGCGATCGACACCTGCAGCGACATCGAGCTCGACGTCCGCCTGGAAGGCACTCCCGGCAGCCCGCACCAGGTCGCCTGTATCGAACGGAAGGCGCGCTGA
- a CDS encoding TetR/AcrR family transcriptional regulator, with protein METTRAGRPRLTERRRPGTTARDEILDAAAELFTSRGYASTSTRAIAEAVGIRQASLYHYFKTKDELLSALLHQTVTPTLTFLSGLEQGSDPRSAAATLHALAAFDGAQLLTSQWNLGALYLLPELREARLATFWTERERLRQAYLDLSRAVLAATGITDDAADLPFRLVESLVNMWIPPPHPDPAALARHVADACLRVLGVTEDQLAALSASEPARAGHL; from the coding sequence ATGGAGACGACGCGGGCGGGCCGTCCGCGCTTGACCGAACGACGCAGACCCGGCACGACCGCCCGGGACGAGATCCTCGACGCGGCGGCGGAGCTGTTCACCAGCCGCGGCTACGCCAGCACCTCGACCCGGGCCATCGCCGAGGCGGTCGGCATCCGGCAAGCCTCGCTGTACCACTACTTCAAAACCAAGGACGAGCTGCTCTCCGCGCTCCTGCACCAGACCGTGACGCCGACCCTTACGTTCCTGTCCGGGCTCGAACAGGGCAGCGACCCACGCTCGGCCGCAGCGACCTTGCACGCCCTGGCCGCCTTCGACGGCGCCCAGCTGCTGACCTCACAGTGGAACCTGGGTGCTCTCTACCTGTTGCCCGAGCTCCGGGAAGCGCGGCTGGCCACCTTCTGGACAGAGCGTGAGCGACTGCGACAGGCCTACCTCGACCTCAGCCGCGCTGTCCTGGCGGCGACCGGGATCACCGACGACGCGGCCGACCTCCCCTTCCGTCTGGTCGAGTCCCTGGTGAACATGTGGATACCGCCACCACACCCGGACCCCGCCGCGCTCGCCCGCCACGTTGCCGATGCCTGCCTGCGCGTCCTCGGGGTCACCGAGGACCAGCTGGCTGCGCTCAGCGCGTCCGAACCCGCCAGGGCAGGACATTTGTAG
- a CDS encoding serine/threonine-protein kinase, with protein sequence MPLAEGETFAGYTILRLLGAGGMGEVYLAQHPRLPRRDALKVLPASVSSDAEYRARFEREADIAATLWHPHIVGVHDRGETDGQLWIAMDFVDGNDAGDLLKNFPTGLPQAEVLKIVTAVAEALDYAHQRHLLHRDVKPANILVSKQETGEERILLADFGIARWDNDASGLTQTNMTVGTVSYAAPEQLMGRDLDGRADQYALAATAYHLLTGTPPFPHSNPAVVISQHLSALPPSLADHRPELANLDGALRKALAKDPAERFDRCVDFARALAHHITTPASGDGLADPDADATRLTPITDAAPSGAPAPQSHNRWLKVLLPVLAVLLVGGVAIAFVAGRDRGEDVAVQDLRTATTTATSPLVPPPPPPAATTTPPATATTTETSEATDTDTVTVEPTPTAVIGSDCTEPGATGTTADGATAYCTKLQYTNRYLWSVHSDEIPNPVVTSSPTSPIAAPPTETESPVRVCMQETGHTRLRCAEEILRGNGG encoded by the coding sequence ATGCCGCTGGCCGAAGGCGAGACATTCGCGGGCTATACGATCCTGCGATTGCTGGGCGCGGGCGGGATGGGTGAGGTGTACCTGGCTCAGCATCCCCGGCTCCCGCGCCGCGACGCCCTCAAGGTGTTACCGGCCTCGGTGAGCAGCGACGCCGAATACCGGGCGCGGTTCGAACGTGAAGCCGACATCGCAGCCACGCTCTGGCACCCCCACATCGTCGGCGTCCACGACCGGGGCGAGACCGACGGCCAGCTGTGGATCGCCATGGACTTCGTCGACGGCAATGACGCCGGCGATCTGTTGAAGAACTTCCCCACCGGACTGCCGCAGGCCGAGGTGCTCAAGATCGTCACCGCGGTGGCCGAGGCGCTGGACTACGCCCACCAACGCCATCTGCTGCACCGCGACGTCAAGCCCGCCAACATCCTGGTGTCCAAGCAGGAAACCGGCGAGGAGCGGATCCTGTTGGCGGACTTCGGGATTGCCCGGTGGGACAACGATGCCAGTGGGTTGACCCAAACCAATATGACGGTCGGCACGGTGTCCTACGCCGCCCCGGAACAGCTGATGGGCCGCGACCTCGACGGGCGCGCCGACCAGTATGCGCTGGCGGCCACTGCCTACCACCTGCTCACCGGCACCCCGCCGTTTCCGCATTCCAATCCCGCCGTGGTGATCAGCCAGCACCTGTCGGCGTTGCCGCCGAGCCTGGCCGACCACCGCCCCGAGCTGGCGAACCTCGACGGAGCGCTGCGCAAGGCGCTGGCCAAGGACCCTGCGGAGCGGTTCGACCGCTGTGTGGACTTCGCGCGCGCCCTGGCCCACCACATCACCACCCCGGCGTCGGGTGACGGCCTGGCCGACCCCGACGCCGACGCCACCCGGCTGACCCCGATCACCGATGCGGCGCCCAGCGGCGCGCCGGCCCCGCAGTCCCACAATCGGTGGCTCAAGGTCCTGCTCCCGGTCCTGGCGGTGCTGCTGGTCGGCGGTGTCGCGATCGCCTTCGTCGCCGGGCGCGACCGCGGGGAGGACGTTGCCGTCCAGGACCTCCGCACCGCCACCACGACCGCGACCAGCCCGCTGGTCCCGCCGCCCCCACCGCCGGCCGCGACGACGACACCACCGGCCACCGCGACGACGACCGAGACGTCCGAGGCGACCGACACCGACACCGTCACTGTCGAGCCGACCCCCACCGCGGTGATCGGCTCGGACTGCACCGAACCGGGCGCGACCGGAACCACCGCCGACGGCGCGACCGCCTATTGCACGAAGTTGCAGTACACCAACCGCTATCTGTGGTCGGTGCATTCCGACGAGATCCCGAATCCGGTGGTCACGTCGTCGCCGACTTCTCCCATTGCGGCTCCGCCGACCGAGAC